A DNA window from Peromyscus leucopus breed LL Stock chromosome 3, UCI_PerLeu_2.1, whole genome shotgun sequence contains the following coding sequences:
- the Dctn1 gene encoding dynactin subunit 1 isoform X7, translating into MAQSKRHAYNRTPSASRMSAEAGARPLRVGSRVEVIGKGHRGTVAYVGATLFATGKWVGVILDEAKGKNDGTVQGRKYFTCDEGHGIFVRQSQIQVFEDGADTTSPETPDSSASKVLKREGADAAAKTSKLPTRPASTGVSGASSSLGPSGSASAGELSSSEPSTPAQTPLAAPIIPTPALTSPGAAPPLPSPSKEEEGLRAQVRDLEEKLETLRLKRSEDKAKLKELEKHKIQLEQVQEWKSKMQEQQADLQRRLKEARKEAKEALEAKERYMEEMADTADAIEMATLDKEMAEERAESLQQEVEALKERVDELTTDLEIFKAEIEEKGSDGAASSYQLKQLEEQNARLKDALVRMRDLSSSEKQEHVKLQKLMEKKNQELEVVRQQRERLQEELGQAESTIDELKEQVDAALGAEEMVEMLTDRNLNLEEKVRELRETVGDLEAMNEMNDELQENARETELELREQLDMAGARVREAQKRVEAAQETVADYQQTIKKYRQLTAHLQDVNRELTNQQEASVERQQQPPPETFDFKIKFAETKAHAKAIEMELRQMEVAQANRHMSLLTAFMPDSFLRPGGDHDCVLVLLLMPRLICKAELIRKQAQEKFDLSENCSERPGLRGAAGEQLSFAAGLVYSLSLLQATLHRYEHALSQCNVDVYKKVGSLYPEMSAHERSLDFLIELLHKDQLDETVNVEPLTKAIKYYQHLYSIHLAEQPEDSTMQLADHIKFTQSALDCMGVEVGRLRAFLQGGQEATDIALLLRDLETSCSDIRQFCKKIRRRMPGTDAPGIPAALAFGSQVSDTLLDCRKHLTWVVAVLQEVAAAAAQLIAPLAENEGLPVAALEELAFKASEQIYGSPSSSPYECLRQSCSILISTMNKLATAMQEGEYDAERPPSKPPPVELRAAALRAEITDAEGLGLKLEDRETVIKELKKSLKIKGEELSEANVRLSLLEKKLDSAAKDADERIEKVQTRLEETQTLLRKKEKDFEETMDALQADIDQLEAEKAELKQRLSSQSKRTIEGLRGPPPSGIATLVSGIAGGGTPGQAPGALPGPGLVKDSPLLLQQISAMRLHISQLQHENSVLKGAQMKASLAALPPLHVAKLSLPPHEGPGGDLVDGALYRKTSQLLETLNQLSTHTHVVDITRASPAAKSPSAQLMEQVVQLKSLSDTIERLKDEVLKETVTQRPGATVPTDFATFPSSAFLRAKEEQQDDTVYMGKVTFSCAAGLGQRHRLVLTQEQLHQLHSRLIS; encoded by the exons ATGGCCCAGAGCAAGAGGCACGCGTACAATCGG ACGCCGAGTGCCAGCAGGATGAGTGCGGAAGCAGGTGCCCGGCCCCTGCGGGTGGGCTCCCGTGTAGAAGTGATTGGAAAAGGCCACCGTGGCACTGTGGCCTATGTTGGAGCCACACTCTTTGCCACTGGCAAATGGGTGGGCGTGATCCTGGATGAAGCAAAAGGCAAGAATGATGGCACTGTCCAGGGAAGGAAGTATTTCACATGTGATGAAGGCCATGGCATCTTCGTACGCCAATCCCAG ATCCAAGTATTTGAAGATGGAGCAGATACTACTTCACCAGAGACTCCTGACTCTTCTGCTTCAAAGGTCCTCAAGAGAG AGGGAGCAGATGCAGCTGCAAAGACCAGCAAACTG CCTACTCGCCCAGCCAGTACTGGAGTGTCGGGGGCCAGCAGCTCCCTGGGCCCCTCTGGATCAGCATCAGCCGGTGAACTAAGCAGCAGTGAGCCCAGCACCCCAGCTCAGACTCCGCTGGCAGCACCCATCATCCCCACACCAgccctcacctctcctggagcagcacccccacttccttctccctctAAG gaggaggaagggctgaggGCCCAGGTGCGGGACCTGGAGGAGAAACTGGAGACTCTGCGTCTGAAGCGGTCAGAAGACAAGGCGAAGCTGAAAGAGCTGGAGAAGCACAAGATCCAGCTGGAGCAGGTGCAGGAATGGAAGAGCAAAATGCAGGAGCAGCAGGCAGACCTGCAGCGGCGCCTCAAAGAGGCGCGGAAG GAAGCCAAGGAGGCGCTGGAGGCAAAGGAGCGCTACATGGAGGAGATGGCCGACACAGCTGACGCCATCGAGATGGCCACTCTGGACAAGGAGATGGCTGAGGAGCGCGCTGAGTCTCTGCAGCAGGAGGTGGAGGCTCTGAAGGAACGCGTGGACGAGCTCACTACAGACTTGGAGATCTTCAAGGCTGAGATCGAAGAGAAAG GCTCAGACGGGGCTGCATCCAGCTACCAGCTCAAGCAGCTCGAGGAGCAGAATGCCCGCCTAAAGGACGCCCTGGTGAG GATGCGAGATCTCTCTTCCTCAGAGAAGCAGGAGCATGTGAAGCTGCAGAAGCTCATGGAGAAGAAGAACCAGGAGCTGGAGGTCGTGAGGCAGCAGCGGGAGCGTCTGCAGGAGGAGCTGGGTCAGGCGGAGAGCACCATTGACGAGCTTAAGGAGCAG GTTGATGCTGCGCTGGGTGCGGAGGAGATGGTGGAGATGCTGACTGACCGGAACCTGAATCTAGAAGAGAAAGTTCGGGAACTGCGGGAGACCGTGGGGGATTTG GAAGCAATGAACGAGATGAATGATGAGCTGCAGGAGAATGCGCGGGAGACAGAGCTGGAGCTCCGTGAGCAGCTGGACATGGCAGGAGCCCGAGTCCGGGAGGCCCAGAAGCGCGTGGAAGCAGCCCAGGAGACAGTTGCCGACTATCAGCAGACCATCAAGAAGTACCGCCAGTTGACCGCACACCTGCAG GATGTTAACCGAGAGCTGACGAACCAGCAGGAAGCGTCTGTGGAGAGACAGCAGCAGCCACCTCCCGAGACTTTCGATTTCAAAATCAAGTTTGCCGAGACCAAGGCTCATGCCAAG GCCATTGAGATGGAGTTGAGACAGATGGAGGTGGCCCAGGCCAACCGGCACATGTCCCTGCTGACGGCCTTCATGCCTGACAGCTTCCTTCGGCCAGGCGGAGACCACGACTGTGTCCTGGTGCTGCTGCTCATGCCCCGCCTCATATGCAAG GCAGAGCTCATCCGGAAGCAGGCCCAGGAGAAGTTTGACCTAAGCGAGAACTGTTCGGAGCGGCCTGGGCTCCGAGGAGCTGCTGGGGAGCAGCTGAGCTTCGCTGCGGGCCTGGTGTACTCGCTGAGTCTGCTGCAGGCCACGCTGCACCGCTATGAACA TGCCCTCTCCCAATGCAACGTGGACGTGTATAAGAAGGTGGGCAGCCTCTACCCTGAGATGAGTGCCCACGAACGCTCCTTAGATTTCCTCATCGAGCTGCTGCACAAGGATCAGCTGGACGAGACTGTCAACGTGGAGCCCCTCACCAAGGCCATCAAGTATTACCAG CATCTGTACAGCATCCACCTTGCTGAACAGCCCGAGGATTCCACCATGCAGCTGGCTGACCACATCAAG TTCACCCAGAGTGCCCTGGACTGTATGGGCGTGGAGGTGGGCCGGCTGCGTGCCTTCCTGCAG GGTGGGCAGGAGGCAACAGATATTGCCCTTCTTCTCCGAGACCTGGAAACATCATGCAGTGACATCCGCCAGTTCTGCAAGAAGATCCGAAGGCGAATGCCAGGGACAGATGCTCCTGGGATCCCAGCGGCACTGGCCTTTGGATCACAG GTATCCGACACACTCCTCGACTGCAGGAAGCACTTGACGTGGGTGGTGGCGGTTCTGCAGGAGGTGGCAGCTGCCGCCGCCCAGCTTATTGCCCCCCTGGCAGAGAATGAAGGGCTGCCTGTGGCTGCGCTGGAGGAGCTGGCTTTCAAAGCCAGCGAGCAG ATCTACGGGAGCCCCTCCAGCAGCCCCTATGAGTGCCTGCGCCAGTCATGTTCCATCCTCATCAGCACCATGAACAAGCTGGCCACGGCCATGCAGGAGGGCGAGTACGACGCAGAGCGGCCACCCAGCAAG CCTCCTCCAGTTGAACTTCGGGCTGCAGCCCTGCGTGCAGAGATCACGGATGCTGAAGGTCTGGGTTTGAAGCTTGAAGACCGAGAGACAGTTATCAAGGAGTTAAAGAAGTCGCTCAAGATTAAG GGGGAGGAGCTGAGTGAGGCCAACGTGCGGCTGAGCCTCCTGGAGAAGAAGCTGGACAGCGCTGCCAAGGATGCAGACGAGCGCATCGAGAAGGTCCAGACTCGGCTGGAGGAGACCCAGACCCTGCTGCGGAAGAAGGAGAA AGACTTTGAGGAGACAATGGATGCGCTCCAGGCTGACATCGACcagctggaggcagagaaggcCGAACTAAAGCAGCGGCTGAGCAGCCAGTCCAAGCGCACAATTGAGGGGCTCCGGGGCCCCCCTCCCTCAGGCATCGCTACCCTGGTCTCTGGCATTGCTGGTG GGGGCACTCCTGGGCAGGCTCCGGGCGCCTTGCCAGGCCCGGGGCTGGTGAAGGACTCACCACTGCTGCTTCAGCAGATCTCTGCCATGAGGCTGCAcatctctcagctccagcatgaGAACAGCGTCCTCAAA GGAGCCCAGATGAAGGCGTCCTTGGCCGCTCTGCCCCCTCTGCATGTTGCGAAGCTTTCCCTCCCACCCCATGAGGGCCCTGGTGGCGACCTAGTGGATGGGGCCCTGTATCGCAAGACCAGCCAGCTGTTGGAGACGCTGAATCAGCTGAGCACGCACACCCACGTGGTAGACATCACTCGAGCCAGTCCAG CCGCCAAGAGCCCGTCAGCTCAGCTTATGGAACAGGTGGTTCAGCTCAAGTCCCTGAGTGACACCATCGAGAGGCTCAAG gacgAGGTCCTCAAGGAGACAGTAACTCAGCGTCCCGGAGCGACCGTCCCCACTGACTTTGCCACCTTCCCTTCTTCAGCCTTCCTCAGG GCCAAGGAGGAGCAGCAGGACGACACAGTCTACATGGGCAAAGTGACCTTCTCGTGTGCGGCAGGCCTGGGACAGCGACACCGCCTGGTGCTGACCCAGGAGCAGCTGCACCAGCTCCACAGCCGCCTCATCTCCTAA
- the Dctn1 gene encoding dynactin subunit 1 isoform X3, with product MAQSKRHAYNRTPSASRMSAEAGARPLRVGSRVEVIGKGHRGTVAYVGATLFATGKWVGVILDEAKGKNDGTVQGRKYFTCDEGHGIFVRQSQIQVFEDGADTTSPETPDSSASKVLKREGADAAAKTSKLAPTARKTTTRRPKPTRPASTGVSGASSSLGPSGSASAGELSSSEPSTPAQTPLAAPIIPTPALTSPGAAPPLPSPSKEEEGLRAQVRDLEEKLETLRLKRSEDKAKLKELEKHKIQLEQVQEWKSKMQEQQADLQRRLKEARKEAKEALEAKERYMEEMADTADAIEMATLDKEMAEERAESLQQEVEALKERVDELTTDLEIFKAEIEEKGSDGAASSYQLKQLEEQNARLKDALVRMRDLSSSEKQEHVKLQKLMEKKNQELEVVRQQRERLQEELGQAESTIDELKEQVDAALGAEEMVEMLTDRNLNLEEKVRELRETVGDLEAMNEMNDELQENARETELELREQLDMAGARVREAQKRVEAAQETVADYQQTIKKYRQLTAHLQDVNRELTNQQEASVERQQQPPPETFDFKIKFAETKAHAKAIEMELRQMEVAQANRHMSLLTAFMPDSFLRPGGDHDCVLVLLLMPRLICKAELIRKQAQEKFDLSENCSERPGLRGAAGEQLSFAAGLVYSLSLLQATLHRYEHALSQCNVDVYKKVGSLYPEMSAHERSLDFLIELLHKDQLDETVNVEPLTKAIKYYQHLYSIHLAEQPEDSTMQLADHIKFTQSALDCMGVEVGRLRAFLQGGQEATDIALLLRDLETSCSDIRQFCKKIRRRMPGTDAPGIPAALAFGSQVSDTLLDCRKHLTWVVAVLQEVAAAAAQLIAPLAENEGLPVAALEELAFKASEQIYGSPSSSPYECLRQSCSILISTMNKLATAMQEGEYDAERPPSKPPPVELRAAALRAEITDAEGLGLKLEDRETVIKELKKSLKIKGEELSEANVRLSLLEKKLDSAAKDADERIEKVQTRLEETQTLLRKKEKDFEETMDALQADIDQLEAEKAELKQRLSSQSKRTIEGLRGPPPSGIATLVSGIAGEEQQRGGTPGQAPGALPGPGLVKDSPLLLQQISAMRLHISQLQHENSVLKGAQMKASLAALPPLHVAKLSLPPHEGPGGDLVDGALYRKTSQLLETLNQLSTHTHVVDITRASPAAKSPSAQLMEQVVQLKSLSDTIERLKDEVLKETVTQRPGATVPTDFATFPSSAFLRAKEEQQDDTVYMGKVTFSCAAGLGQRHRLVLTQEQLHQLHSRLIS from the exons ATGGCCCAGAGCAAGAGGCACGCGTACAATCGG ACGCCGAGTGCCAGCAGGATGAGTGCGGAAGCAGGTGCCCGGCCCCTGCGGGTGGGCTCCCGTGTAGAAGTGATTGGAAAAGGCCACCGTGGCACTGTGGCCTATGTTGGAGCCACACTCTTTGCCACTGGCAAATGGGTGGGCGTGATCCTGGATGAAGCAAAAGGCAAGAATGATGGCACTGTCCAGGGAAGGAAGTATTTCACATGTGATGAAGGCCATGGCATCTTCGTACGCCAATCCCAG ATCCAAGTATTTGAAGATGGAGCAGATACTACTTCACCAGAGACTCCTGACTCTTCTGCTTCAAAGGTCCTCAAGAGAG AGGGAGCAGATGCAGCTGCAAAGACCAGCAAACTG GCACCGACAGCCCGAAAG ACCACAACTCGACGGCCCAAG CCTACTCGCCCAGCCAGTACTGGAGTGTCGGGGGCCAGCAGCTCCCTGGGCCCCTCTGGATCAGCATCAGCCGGTGAACTAAGCAGCAGTGAGCCCAGCACCCCAGCTCAGACTCCGCTGGCAGCACCCATCATCCCCACACCAgccctcacctctcctggagcagcacccccacttccttctccctctAAG gaggaggaagggctgaggGCCCAGGTGCGGGACCTGGAGGAGAAACTGGAGACTCTGCGTCTGAAGCGGTCAGAAGACAAGGCGAAGCTGAAAGAGCTGGAGAAGCACAAGATCCAGCTGGAGCAGGTGCAGGAATGGAAGAGCAAAATGCAGGAGCAGCAGGCAGACCTGCAGCGGCGCCTCAAAGAGGCGCGGAAG GAAGCCAAGGAGGCGCTGGAGGCAAAGGAGCGCTACATGGAGGAGATGGCCGACACAGCTGACGCCATCGAGATGGCCACTCTGGACAAGGAGATGGCTGAGGAGCGCGCTGAGTCTCTGCAGCAGGAGGTGGAGGCTCTGAAGGAACGCGTGGACGAGCTCACTACAGACTTGGAGATCTTCAAGGCTGAGATCGAAGAGAAAG GCTCAGACGGGGCTGCATCCAGCTACCAGCTCAAGCAGCTCGAGGAGCAGAATGCCCGCCTAAAGGACGCCCTGGTGAG GATGCGAGATCTCTCTTCCTCAGAGAAGCAGGAGCATGTGAAGCTGCAGAAGCTCATGGAGAAGAAGAACCAGGAGCTGGAGGTCGTGAGGCAGCAGCGGGAGCGTCTGCAGGAGGAGCTGGGTCAGGCGGAGAGCACCATTGACGAGCTTAAGGAGCAG GTTGATGCTGCGCTGGGTGCGGAGGAGATGGTGGAGATGCTGACTGACCGGAACCTGAATCTAGAAGAGAAAGTTCGGGAACTGCGGGAGACCGTGGGGGATTTG GAAGCAATGAACGAGATGAATGATGAGCTGCAGGAGAATGCGCGGGAGACAGAGCTGGAGCTCCGTGAGCAGCTGGACATGGCAGGAGCCCGAGTCCGGGAGGCCCAGAAGCGCGTGGAAGCAGCCCAGGAGACAGTTGCCGACTATCAGCAGACCATCAAGAAGTACCGCCAGTTGACCGCACACCTGCAG GATGTTAACCGAGAGCTGACGAACCAGCAGGAAGCGTCTGTGGAGAGACAGCAGCAGCCACCTCCCGAGACTTTCGATTTCAAAATCAAGTTTGCCGAGACCAAGGCTCATGCCAAG GCCATTGAGATGGAGTTGAGACAGATGGAGGTGGCCCAGGCCAACCGGCACATGTCCCTGCTGACGGCCTTCATGCCTGACAGCTTCCTTCGGCCAGGCGGAGACCACGACTGTGTCCTGGTGCTGCTGCTCATGCCCCGCCTCATATGCAAG GCAGAGCTCATCCGGAAGCAGGCCCAGGAGAAGTTTGACCTAAGCGAGAACTGTTCGGAGCGGCCTGGGCTCCGAGGAGCTGCTGGGGAGCAGCTGAGCTTCGCTGCGGGCCTGGTGTACTCGCTGAGTCTGCTGCAGGCCACGCTGCACCGCTATGAACA TGCCCTCTCCCAATGCAACGTGGACGTGTATAAGAAGGTGGGCAGCCTCTACCCTGAGATGAGTGCCCACGAACGCTCCTTAGATTTCCTCATCGAGCTGCTGCACAAGGATCAGCTGGACGAGACTGTCAACGTGGAGCCCCTCACCAAGGCCATCAAGTATTACCAG CATCTGTACAGCATCCACCTTGCTGAACAGCCCGAGGATTCCACCATGCAGCTGGCTGACCACATCAAG TTCACCCAGAGTGCCCTGGACTGTATGGGCGTGGAGGTGGGCCGGCTGCGTGCCTTCCTGCAG GGTGGGCAGGAGGCAACAGATATTGCCCTTCTTCTCCGAGACCTGGAAACATCATGCAGTGACATCCGCCAGTTCTGCAAGAAGATCCGAAGGCGAATGCCAGGGACAGATGCTCCTGGGATCCCAGCGGCACTGGCCTTTGGATCACAG GTATCCGACACACTCCTCGACTGCAGGAAGCACTTGACGTGGGTGGTGGCGGTTCTGCAGGAGGTGGCAGCTGCCGCCGCCCAGCTTATTGCCCCCCTGGCAGAGAATGAAGGGCTGCCTGTGGCTGCGCTGGAGGAGCTGGCTTTCAAAGCCAGCGAGCAG ATCTACGGGAGCCCCTCCAGCAGCCCCTATGAGTGCCTGCGCCAGTCATGTTCCATCCTCATCAGCACCATGAACAAGCTGGCCACGGCCATGCAGGAGGGCGAGTACGACGCAGAGCGGCCACCCAGCAAG CCTCCTCCAGTTGAACTTCGGGCTGCAGCCCTGCGTGCAGAGATCACGGATGCTGAAGGTCTGGGTTTGAAGCTTGAAGACCGAGAGACAGTTATCAAGGAGTTAAAGAAGTCGCTCAAGATTAAG GGGGAGGAGCTGAGTGAGGCCAACGTGCGGCTGAGCCTCCTGGAGAAGAAGCTGGACAGCGCTGCCAAGGATGCAGACGAGCGCATCGAGAAGGTCCAGACTCGGCTGGAGGAGACCCAGACCCTGCTGCGGAAGAAGGAGAA AGACTTTGAGGAGACAATGGATGCGCTCCAGGCTGACATCGACcagctggaggcagagaaggcCGAACTAAAGCAGCGGCTGAGCAGCCAGTCCAAGCGCACAATTGAGGGGCTCCGGGGCCCCCCTCCCTCAGGCATCGCTACCCTGGTCTCTGGCATTGCTGGTG AAGAACAGCAGCGAG GGGGCACTCCTGGGCAGGCTCCGGGCGCCTTGCCAGGCCCGGGGCTGGTGAAGGACTCACCACTGCTGCTTCAGCAGATCTCTGCCATGAGGCTGCAcatctctcagctccagcatgaGAACAGCGTCCTCAAA GGAGCCCAGATGAAGGCGTCCTTGGCCGCTCTGCCCCCTCTGCATGTTGCGAAGCTTTCCCTCCCACCCCATGAGGGCCCTGGTGGCGACCTAGTGGATGGGGCCCTGTATCGCAAGACCAGCCAGCTGTTGGAGACGCTGAATCAGCTGAGCACGCACACCCACGTGGTAGACATCACTCGAGCCAGTCCAG CCGCCAAGAGCCCGTCAGCTCAGCTTATGGAACAGGTGGTTCAGCTCAAGTCCCTGAGTGACACCATCGAGAGGCTCAAG gacgAGGTCCTCAAGGAGACAGTAACTCAGCGTCCCGGAGCGACCGTCCCCACTGACTTTGCCACCTTCCCTTCTTCAGCCTTCCTCAGG GCCAAGGAGGAGCAGCAGGACGACACAGTCTACATGGGCAAAGTGACCTTCTCGTGTGCGGCAGGCCTGGGACAGCGACACCGCCTGGTGCTGACCCAGGAGCAGCTGCACCAGCTCCACAGCCGCCTCATCTCCTAA